Within Bradymonas sediminis, the genomic segment CGCGGATCCCAATTATTTATAGCACGATACGAGCTGTCATACTAAAGAGTCGCTGCTTTGAATGTCAACGCCATCCCGTGCCTGCCACTAGATAATGTACGAAGCGCCCAAATAATTCGCGAATTTAAAAAACAGCTATTTGCGCGCCCCCTTTCAACCCACAACCCCCCGCGAATAATCCTCGCGCTATGCGCCTTCCACCTCGGTGATTTCCGGCTCATCGAGCTGCGTCTCCAAATCCTGGATGCGCTGATTGGCGAGCATCACGGCGTATTTTGCGATGCCCGGAATCTGCGCTGCCGCCTCGCTAAACTTGGCGGTGGAGAGGAATAATAGGTGGCCGGCGGTCGCCATGACGAAATTGGCCATGGGGTTGCGATTGGATACGACACTCACGGCACCAAACACCTCGCCCGCGCCCAGGGTGTCGAGCGTGCGCTCCTGGCCGCGCGCGCTGCGGACCACATCGACCTGACCGTCGAGCACCAGGAAAATCCCCGCGCTCGCCTCGCCCTGCTCGATGAGGACTTCGCCGGCGTTGACACGAACACCGCAAAACCTACGCATTAAGTCCGCGCGCTGGGCAGGCTCTGCCTGCTCAAAAAGTGGGTGCGTCTCCAGGAACCCCTCGCTCAACGCGTGGCGGCGGAGGGTCGTGAGGCGATTGTAAAAATCGCCGAATTCCTGCTCAAGCGCGTCGATGCCATCCTCGCTGAGGCATAAGACGTCCGCCTGAACGCAGCTCGTCACCGTGAAACTTGCGGCCTGGGCCAAGGGGCCAAAGGAGCTCAGCCCAAGCAGCGTCCCGGCGGGCACCCGAGCGCGAGTGGGCTTTTCGTTGCCCGCCGCATTGGGGCGCTCTTCGATGCAAAACCCCTGAGCAATCGTCCAATACAAGCCCGCGGGGCGTTGGCCCTGCGTGAGCACGTCTTCACCGCGCGAAACCTCGCGTATCGTCATGAGTTCAATGACTCGACGTAGCGTATTCGCGGGGAGCAAGCTCAGCAGCGACAGGGGCGGAAGACTCGCGGCCGTCGCCTGCGCATCAAGCAAAGCCCCCTGCGCGCTGAGCGCGCGGGCGAGCAACTCGTTAAACACTTGCTCCTGCGCCGCCGTTGCAGCTTCCTGCGCGTTCACTTCTGCGCAATTCGCCTCGATCCGCGCGGCATCCACGCGGACGTCAGGCTCCATCAGCGCGCGAACGCGCGCGCCCGGATCCAGTCGCTCGCTGCGGACATGATAGCTGGCGCAAAACGCGGCGAGCAGCTCCTCACTGGAGCCGCCCAGGGCGCGGCGTTGAATCAGCGCGGTGATCGCGCGGGTGGGCTGGCCGGTCTCGGTCCAATAGCTGGCCACCATCTCCCAGAGCCGCGCGGCTCCGCCCTGGCGCCCGACATTGGCCAGAACCTTGGCCGCCCGCTCCGCCATCAACGCGCTCTCGTCGGGGAGGCAGGTGTCCGGATGGAAATATTCCAGGAGCATCAACGCCGCGCGCAGATTCGCGTCCTTGTCGATGGCGTCATCGAGCATCTCAAGGAGCGTGGCGCTGAAATCCTCGCCGTTGTGTCCGTCGAGAAGATTCGTAGGTCCCACGCCCGAATCACTACTAATACTGCCAGACTGGGTGCGTTCCATCGCGGCCTTTTTGCGAATCTAAAGACGTCGCTTTAGATGATTTAAAGTTATTCTCGGGTTCTCAAAACGACAAACTGCACTTACCTTAAATGAAAGGAGGCGCTTCGGACAACCACCTATCGGTATCCTCGACGAATTAGGCGGCCGCAGGCGCGGGGCGGCGCGCAACATGACT encodes:
- a CDS encoding cyclic nucleotide-binding domain-containing protein, translating into MERTQSGSISSDSGVGPTNLLDGHNGEDFSATLLEMLDDAIDKDANLRAALMLLEYFHPDTCLPDESALMAERAAKVLANVGRQGGAARLWEMVASYWTETGQPTRAITALIQRRALGGSSEELLAAFCASYHVRSERLDPGARVRALMEPDVRVDAARIEANCAEVNAQEAATAAQEQVFNELLARALSAQGALLDAQATAASLPPLSLLSLLPANTLRRVIELMTIREVSRGEDVLTQGQRPAGLYWTIAQGFCIEERPNAAGNEKPTRARVPAGTLLGLSSFGPLAQAASFTVTSCVQADVLCLSEDGIDALEQEFGDFYNRLTTLRRHALSEGFLETHPLFEQAEPAQRADLMRRFCGVRVNAGEVLIEQGEASAGIFLVLDGQVDVVRSARGQERTLDTLGAGEVFGAVSVVSNRNPMANFVMATAGHLLFLSTAKFSEAAAQIPGIAKYAVMLANQRIQDLETQLDEPEITEVEGA